A genome region from Manihot esculenta cultivar AM560-2 chromosome 5, M.esculenta_v8, whole genome shotgun sequence includes the following:
- the LOC110616345 gene encoding scarecrow-like protein 18, with protein MLGSLNSSSSSSLDQEEKEALDLQYLENLMAPPVAPRGTTSSFTPSAIHMRQLLITCAELISQSDFSAAHRLISVLSASSSPYGDSRERLVHQFVKALSLRLNPHGNAMATVLMNITNLPSSGGGGGIGSASTATVSAINVGSLFTRESEEALQSCYLSLNQITPFIRFSHLTANQAILEAIEVGQRAIHIIDFDIMHGVQWPPLMQALAERSSNTLYPPPALRITGTGHDLNTLNRTGDRLLKFAQSLGLKFQFHPLLLLNTDPSSLPFAITLLPDEALAVNCVLYLHRLLKDDSRGLRIFLNRIKALNPKVVTIAEREANHNHPFFFQRFLEALDHYTALFDSLEATLPPNSRERLAVEQIWFGREIMNIVAADGEDRRERHERFESWEMMLRSTGFTNVPLSPFALSQAKLLLRLHYPSEGYHIEIVNNSFILGWQSHSLFSVSSWH; from the coding sequence ATGTTGGGTTCTctaaattcttcttcttcttcttctcttgaccaagaagaaaaggaagccTTAGATCTGCAGTACCTGGAGAATCTAATGGCTCCACCTGTAGCACCCAGAGGTACTACTTCTAGCTTCACCCCATCAGCAATCCACATGCGTCAACTGCTCATCACCTGTGCAGAGCTCATCTCTCAGTCTGACTTCTCCGCCGCCCACCGACTCATCTCTGTTTTGTCTGCCAGCTCTTCCCCTTATGGTGACTCTAGGGAGAGGTTGGTTCATCAGTTTGTTAAAGCACTTTCTCTCCGCCTCAATCCCCATGGTAATGCTATGGCCACTGTTTTGATGAATATCACAAATCTTCCTTCTTCTGGTGGCGGTGGCGGTATTGGTAGTGCTAGCACTGCAACCGTCAGTGCCATTAATGTCGGTTCCTTGTTTACTAGAGAATCCGAGGAGGCTCTTCAATCTTGCTATCTTTCCCTAAACCAAATAACCCCATTTATAAGGTTCAGCCATTTAACTGCAAACCAGGCGATCTTGGAAGCCATAGAAGTAGGGCAACGAGCCATTCACATCATAGACTTTGATATTATGCATGGAGTGCAATGGCCTCCATTGATGCAGGCTTTAGCTGAGCGCTCCAGCAACACCCTTTACCCACCTCCCGCGCTCCGAATCACCGGAACTGGCCATGATTTAAACACTCTAAACAGGACAGGAGACCGTCTACTCAAGTTTGCTCAGTCTCTAGGCCTCAAGTTCCAATTCCATCCTCTTCTTCTACTTAACACTGATCCTTCTTCCCTTCCCTTTGCCATCACCCTTCTTCCAGATGAAGCTCTTGCTGTAAACTGCGTCCTCTATCTGCACAGGCTCTTGAAGGACGACAGTCGCGGCCTTCGCATCTTTCTCAACAGAATTAAGGCCTTGAACCCGAAGGTGGTTACCATAGCAGAAAGGGAAGCTAACCACAACCACCCTTTCTTCTTCCAGAGGTTCTTGGAGGCTTTGGATCACTACACTGCTCTCTTTGACTCCTTGGAGGCAACCCTGCCTCCTAATAGCAGGGAGAGGCTGGCCGTGGAGCAGATATGGTTTGGGAGGGAAATCATGAACATAGTGGCAGCAGATGGAGAAGACAGAAGAGAAAGGCATGAAAGATTTGAATCGTGGGAAATGATGCTAAGGAGTACAGGCTTCACCAATGTTCCATTAAGCCCTTTTGCACTCTCGCAGGCCAAGCTCCTCCTCAGGCTCCATTATCCTTCTGAAGGTTACCACATAGAGATTGTTAACAATTCTTTCATCTTAGGTTGGCAGAGTCATTCTCTTTTCTCAGTCTCTTCCTGGCACTGA